A part of bacterium genomic DNA contains:
- a CDS encoding (Fe-S)-binding protein, which yields MEARTPFLEVSEAIVASGAETLYWCMQCGLCTGSCPWRLVPGHISQSFNIRKVQRLGQLGLEGFESEEVIYACSTCGQCVVRCPRQVKIIDNVRGMRSMLASVGTVPGSYRPVIGSLHSHGNPWSGERDKRTEWMKGLDVPVFSEGTEYLLFVCCTSCYDVRSQKIARSVVELLKKAGVSFGVIGEQESCCGESVRKIGDEDLFQKLAQANISLFQSKGVKKIITTSPHCLFTFTKEYPELGGEFEVAHHSQMLAQLVKQGKLKPSKSSGRKIAYHDPCYLGRHNEVFDEPRALIQAVANGEFQELDRIRANSLCCGGGGGRIWMETAPGERFGDLRVEEALAKGAQAMVTACPYCVVMLEASTKTMGKEEELPILDLSELLLESL from the coding sequence ATGGAAGCTAGAACACCTTTTCTGGAAGTCAGCGAGGCCATAGTGGCCTCGGGAGCAGAAACTCTCTATTGGTGCATGCAGTGCGGGCTTTGCACTGGCTCATGTCCCTGGAGACTGGTGCCTGGTCACATCTCCCAGTCTTTCAATATCCGCAAGGTGCAGAGACTGGGACAACTGGGCTTGGAGGGTTTCGAGTCTGAGGAGGTCATCTACGCTTGCAGCACCTGCGGTCAGTGCGTGGTGCGATGCCCCAGGCAGGTGAAAATAATTGACAACGTAAGGGGCATGAGAAGCATGCTGGCCTCTGTGGGAACAGTGCCTGGAAGCTACAGGCCTGTGATCGGAAGTCTGCACAGCCATGGGAATCCCTGGTCTGGAGAGAGGGACAAACGCACCGAATGGATGAAAGGGCTTGATGTGCCTGTCTTCTCAGAGGGGACCGAGTACCTTCTGTTTGTTTGTTGTACATCCTGCTACGACGTGCGCAGTCAGAAGATAGCTCGTTCGGTGGTGGAGCTTCTGAAGAAAGCCGGTGTTAGCTTTGGTGTGATAGGAGAGCAGGAGAGCTGTTGTGGTGAATCAGTGAGGAAGATCGGTGACGAAGATCTTTTCCAGAAATTGGCCCAGGCAAACATCTCGCTTTTCCAGTCCAAGGGAGTAAAAAAGATAATTACCACCTCCCCCCACTGTCTTTTTACCTTCACCAAGGAGTACCCAGAGTTGGGTGGGGAGTTCGAGGTGGCGCACCATTCCCAGATGTTGGCCCAGCTTGTGAAGCAAGGGAAGCTGAAACCAAGCAAGTCTTCAGGCCGAAAAATAGCGTATCATGATCCCTGCTACTTGGGACGGCACAACGAGGTCTTCGATGAGCCCAGGGCTCTGATTCAGGCCGTGGCAAACGGTGAATTCCAAGAGCTGGATCGCATTCGCGCCAACAGCCTGTGCTGTGGAGGCGGTGGGGGCCGAATTTGGATGGAGACTGCCCCCGGGGAAAGATTTGGGGACCTGAGGGTGGAGGAAGCTCTTGCCAAAGGGGCGCAGGCTATGGTCACGGCCTGTCCTTATTGTGTGGTGATGCTGGAGGCCTCAACCAAGACCATGGGCAAGGAAGAAGAACTCCCGATATTGGATCTCTCTGAATTACTCCTGGAATCCCTCTAA
- a CDS encoding FAD-dependent oxidoreductase produces the protein MDKIGVYLCSGCGIGEALNLDGLAKVATGEMKASVCRSHQAYCSQEGMSLILEDVEKAGVNGVVLAACSPRALTDVFRFPDNLVVERVNLREQVVWGLPAGDEDTQMMAEDYIRMGIVRVQKSQPLEPYQAEVEKSVLVVGGGISGMISALEAAKAGYQVTLVEKEQELGGWLARQWKRYPVHPPYGELEEVELDAVVSQVKSHPNIKVLCSTQIKSIQGAPGMFQVTVNGAEGQDSFKAGSIVQATGWRPYDPARLGHLGYGLSPDVVTNVELEERAAREGKITRPSDQSVPGSVIFIQCAGSRDPQHLPYCSSVCCMVSLKQALYLKQQEPSTAVYIVYKDMRTPGQYEEFYRKLQKQGCVFLKGEVASVAGDGSGKLVVEVDDVLAGERLSLEGDMVVLATGMVPSMALDADMAGGPDVAQGSQEAQAEPTSVTDRQKEGMALFLEYRQGPELPKLRYGMPDSHFICFPYETRRTGIYAAGCVRQPMDTLGAEEDGRGAALKAIQCLEMTARGEAVHPRAGDRSYPEFFMQRCTQCKRCTEECPFGAINEDEKANPLPNPTRCRRCSICMGSCPERIISFKDYSVDMIGAMIKAIEVPEEDEEKPRVVVLACENDAYPALDMLGQRRLRWNPYVRVIPVRCLGSLNLIWVADALSKGIDGVLLLGCKHGDDYQCHMIKGSELAQYRLSKVSETLDRLALESDRVRLEQVEIRDYTRIPSLVESFMERIQEIGPNPYKGF, from the coding sequence ATGGATAAGATAGGGGTGTATTTGTGCTCAGGATGTGGGATCGGTGAAGCGCTGAACCTGGATGGGCTGGCCAAGGTGGCCACAGGCGAGATGAAGGCCTCTGTGTGCCGCAGCCACCAGGCTTACTGCAGCCAGGAAGGAATGAGTCTGATCCTTGAGGATGTGGAGAAGGCGGGAGTAAACGGTGTGGTGCTTGCAGCTTGTTCGCCCAGGGCGCTTACCGATGTGTTTCGATTCCCGGATAATTTGGTTGTGGAGAGGGTTAATCTCAGGGAACAGGTCGTATGGGGGCTTCCTGCAGGGGACGAAGATACCCAGATGATGGCCGAGGATTACATCCGTATGGGGATAGTGAGGGTTCAGAAGTCCCAGCCTCTGGAGCCTTACCAGGCGGAAGTGGAAAAGAGCGTTTTGGTGGTGGGAGGAGGGATTTCGGGAATGATCTCTGCCCTGGAGGCTGCCAAGGCGGGCTATCAGGTCACCCTAGTGGAAAAGGAGCAGGAGCTGGGGGGATGGCTGGCCAGGCAATGGAAGCGATACCCTGTGCACCCACCTTACGGGGAACTGGAGGAGGTGGAACTGGATGCCGTGGTCTCCCAGGTGAAATCCCACCCTAACATCAAGGTCTTGTGCTCCACCCAAATTAAGTCCATTCAAGGCGCACCGGGCATGTTCCAGGTGACGGTCAATGGAGCAGAGGGGCAAGACAGCTTCAAAGCCGGCTCCATCGTGCAGGCCACAGGCTGGAGGCCATATGATCCTGCCCGCCTTGGTCACCTGGGTTATGGGCTCAGTCCGGATGTGGTCACCAATGTGGAATTGGAGGAGCGTGCGGCCAGGGAAGGGAAGATAACAAGGCCTTCGGACCAGAGCGTTCCAGGCAGTGTGATATTCATCCAATGTGCAGGATCCAGGGATCCACAGCATCTGCCCTATTGTTCTTCTGTGTGCTGCATGGTGAGCCTCAAACAGGCCCTTTATCTGAAGCAGCAAGAACCCTCTACGGCAGTGTATATTGTATATAAGGACATGAGAACTCCAGGCCAATATGAGGAGTTCTACAGAAAGCTTCAAAAACAGGGATGTGTTTTCCTCAAGGGTGAGGTGGCCTCTGTGGCCGGGGATGGTTCAGGCAAGCTGGTGGTGGAGGTGGATGATGTCCTGGCCGGAGAGAGACTGAGCTTGGAAGGAGACATGGTGGTGCTGGCCACCGGTATGGTGCCTTCCATGGCTTTGGATGCTGACATGGCAGGTGGCCCAGATGTGGCCCAGGGTTCCCAGGAAGCCCAGGCTGAACCTACTTCGGTGACAGATCGGCAAAAAGAGGGAATGGCTCTTTTCTTGGAATACAGGCAGGGACCGGAGCTACCCAAGCTGCGTTACGGCATGCCGGATTCCCACTTCATCTGTTTTCCTTACGAAACACGTCGCACTGGCATTTATGCGGCAGGATGCGTGAGGCAGCCCATGGACACCTTGGGGGCAGAAGAGGATGGCAGGGGGGCTGCCCTGAAGGCCATCCAGTGTCTGGAGATGACCGCGAGGGGGGAGGCTGTACATCCCAGGGCAGGAGATCGTTCATATCCGGAGTTCTTCATGCAGCGTTGCACCCAGTGCAAGAGATGCACAGAGGAGTGCCCCTTTGGTGCAATCAACGAGGATGAGAAGGCCAATCCCCTTCCCAATCCAACCCGCTGCAGGCGATGTTCCATATGCATGGGGTCTTGTCCTGAGCGTATCATCTCTTTCAAGGATTATTCTGTGGACATGATAGGGGCCATGATCAAGGCCATAGAGGTGCCAGAAGAGGACGAGGAGAAGCCCAGGGTGGTGGTGCTGGCCTGTGAAAACGATGCATATCCGGCTTTGGATATGCTGGGACAGCGCAGGCTCCGATGGAATCCGTATGTGAGGGTCATTCCCGTTAGATGTCTGGGCTCCCTCAACTTGATATGGGTGGCGGACGCCCTTTCCAAAGGAATAGATGGGGTGCTTTTGTTGGGCTGCAAACATGGGGACGACTACCAGTGTCACATGATAAAGGGAAGTGAGCTGGCCCAGTACAGGCTTTCCAAGGTCTCGGAGACCCTTGACAGATTGGCCTTGGAGTCGGACAGGGTGCGTCTGGAGCAGGTGGAGATAAGGGATTACACCAGGATCCCCTCCCTGGTGGAGAGTTTTATGGAGCGAATACAGGAGATAGGACCCAATCCATACAAAGGATTTTAG